Proteins from a single region of Pseudomonas quebecensis:
- a CDS encoding DMT family transporter, translating to MNAAYYLLAIAAGLGITLQTTLNGQLAKGVGGDSVAAALFSFTAGAVCLGVFSLMRGGIVASLAAIPAQPWWSLLGGLLGAGALLSYVVLAPKIGLSALLGLAIAGQIISSLVIDHFGLMGASERPVSLIKLAGSMVMLAGLAIALFGDRWSALFSN from the coding sequence ATGAACGCAGCTTACTACCTGCTGGCCATCGCCGCGGGGCTTGGCATTACCCTGCAGACCACGCTGAATGGTCAACTCGCTAAAGGTGTGGGTGGAGATTCCGTAGCGGCGGCGCTGTTCTCATTTACTGCCGGAGCGGTGTGCCTGGGCGTCTTTTCATTGATGCGTGGCGGGATAGTGGCCTCACTGGCGGCTATACCTGCCCAGCCCTGGTGGAGCCTGCTGGGCGGTCTGCTGGGTGCCGGTGCCTTGCTTAGTTATGTGGTGCTTGCGCCAAAAATCGGCCTGTCAGCCCTGCTGGGCCTCGCTATCGCAGGTCAGATTATCTCCTCACTGGTTATCGATCATTTCGGATTGATGGGGGCATCGGAAAGGCCGGTGTCTCTCATCAAGTTGGCCGGGTCGATGGTGATGCTCGCAGGACTGGCCATCGCCCTGTTCGGTGACAGGTGGTCAGCGCTTTTCTCCAACTGA
- a CDS encoding SMP-30/gluconolactonase/LRE family protein, producing MFKTLSGTTSLLGECPVWCERTERLFWTDIPGCELLALDPVSGEVQHWRVPEPLGSFALTTNTDVLLMGLASCLGYYNLSTLRFTKITITPGVPGTRVNDGRCDRMGNFVFSTMDAGEAVQTIGRFHRFNAATLKTETLDLPEVAIPNSICFSPDGSTMYYADSLQGCIFCCDYPSLENQRVFTTVNGQGAPDGSCIDAQGFLWNAEWGGSRVVRYATDGKVDSVIDSPCIQTTCPVLAGLGYETLYCTSARIGLDKPADFDGTLIKAEAVLAAGSPEERFTGRLH from the coding sequence ATGTTTAAAACCCTAAGCGGCACCACCAGTCTTCTTGGCGAGTGCCCTGTCTGGTGTGAAAGAACGGAACGCCTGTTCTGGACCGATATCCCTGGTTGCGAACTGCTTGCTCTGGACCCCGTGAGCGGTGAAGTACAGCACTGGCGAGTGCCCGAGCCGCTGGGGTCGTTCGCCCTTACGACCAATACAGACGTATTGCTAATGGGATTGGCCTCCTGCCTAGGTTATTACAACCTGAGTACTCTTCGCTTCACCAAAATTACCATCACGCCTGGAGTACCCGGAACCCGGGTCAATGATGGCCGCTGCGACCGTATGGGCAACTTTGTGTTTAGCACTATGGATGCCGGTGAGGCGGTGCAAACTATAGGGCGATTTCACCGGTTCAATGCCGCGACGCTCAAGACTGAAACGCTGGACCTTCCCGAAGTGGCGATCCCGAACAGCATCTGTTTTAGCCCGGACGGTTCCACCATGTATTACGCGGACTCCCTGCAAGGATGCATTTTCTGCTGCGATTACCCGTCGCTAGAAAACCAGCGTGTATTCACTACAGTCAACGGTCAGGGTGCTCCAGACGGTTCTTGTATTGATGCGCAGGGCTTTCTCTGGAATGCGGAATGGGGCGGTAGCAGAGTCGTGCGTTACGCGACTGACGGCAAAGTTGACAGCGTGATCGACTCCCCGTGTATTCAGACCACTTGTCCGGTGTTAGCGGGACTTGGTTATGAAACGCTTTACTGCACCAGCGCACGGATAGGGCTGGATAAGCCGGCAGATTTCGATGGCACGCTGATAAAAGCCGAAGCCGTTTTAGCTGCCGGATCCCCTGAAGAGCGATTTACAGGACGACTGCACTGA